A stretch of Aerococcus christensenii DNA encodes these proteins:
- a CDS encoding GNAT family N-acetyltransferase — MKREQIEITFVEAKTKHAKALLDFYKQVGQETPYLTFGPEGLGVDQEQEQRYLKAIEGSLNNRVLLAILEGEIIGAITVGAPEGTKTEHIGELGICILQRYFGFGLSRLLMEDMLEWAIESPILRGLRLEVNVENIRALSLYKEYDFKEIGRLPEGQYVDGTFQETVLMYLPVKNSEQETASEENQEV; from the coding sequence ATGAAAAGAGAACAAATTGAGATTACTTTTGTTGAAGCCAAGACCAAGCATGCGAAGGCTTTGCTTGATTTTTATAAGCAAGTGGGTCAAGAAACGCCTTATTTAACTTTTGGACCTGAAGGCTTAGGAGTCGATCAAGAACAAGAGCAGCGTTATTTGAAAGCGATTGAAGGATCTTTAAATAATCGCGTCTTATTGGCGATTTTAGAAGGTGAGATCATTGGAGCCATTACGGTGGGGGCACCTGAAGGGACAAAAACGGAACATATTGGAGAATTAGGAATTTGTATTTTGCAGCGGTATTTTGGCTTTGGACTCAGTCGATTGCTTATGGAAGATATGTTGGAATGGGCAATAGAAAGTCCTATTCTTCGTGGCCTTCGCCTAGAAGTGAATGTTGAGAATATTAGAGCCCTTTCGCTATACAAGGAATATGATTTTAAGGAGATTGGGCGCTTGCCAGAAGGACAGTATGTCGATGGAACTTTCCAAGAGACGGTCTTGATGTATTTACCAGTAAAGAATTCAGAACAAGAAACAGCTAGCGAAGAAAATCAAGAAGTTTAA
- a CDS encoding AzlC family ABC transporter permease produces the protein MTGYKEGIREALPIMVGYVPLGLAAGLLLKQAGLSVLQIGLMSMLVFGGSSQFATAALLMNEASFMDILLMIILLNSRQMLFTSSLAKYLKEAPLFKTLLLCQCTTDESYAMNMFQFEKAEKGEGQRSVDNGLWVACLTYTTWCVSTIVGALLGGIIAGPEAVMNYVLTAMFIGLLIPQLKTRLIVMIAGLSGLLALALAPFLPTGVNIMLCTLVSSYLGYWLEKRRMRHLRGKRRNL, from the coding sequence ATGACAGGATATAAAGAAGGTATTCGCGAAGCTTTACCGATTATGGTAGGTTATGTTCCTTTAGGACTAGCTGCTGGCCTTTTATTGAAACAGGCAGGCTTATCTGTTCTTCAGATCGGCTTAATGAGTATGTTAGTCTTTGGAGGCTCTTCACAATTTGCTACGGCTGCTTTGTTAATGAATGAGGCGAGTTTTATGGATATCCTGTTAATGATTATTCTTTTGAATTCTAGGCAGATGTTATTTACTTCCTCTCTTGCTAAATATTTGAAAGAAGCCCCACTCTTCAAAACACTGCTTCTATGTCAATGTACAACGGATGAGTCTTATGCGATGAATATGTTTCAATTTGAGAAAGCAGAAAAAGGAGAAGGCCAGCGGAGTGTGGACAACGGTTTGTGGGTAGCGTGTTTGACTTACACGACTTGGTGCGTGTCTACAATTGTAGGAGCTCTTTTAGGAGGCATTATCGCAGGTCCAGAAGCGGTGATGAACTACGTGCTGACAGCTATGTTTATTGGCCTATTGATCCCTCAATTGAAAACTCGATTAATAGTGATGATTGCAGGCTTATCTGGACTTCTCGCACTTGCTTTAGCGCCTTTTTTACCTACAGGTGTGAATATTATGTTGTGTACTTTGGTGAGTTCTTATCTGGGCTATTGGCTTGAAAAACGAAGAATGCGTCATTTAAGAGGGAAAAGGAGGAATCTTTAA
- a CDS encoding HU family DNA-binding protein: protein MANKADLVQSVAEATGEAKKVVQPVIDAVFSSIESYLAKGENVQIIGFGNFEVRERAARKGRNPQTGEEIQIPATKVPAFKAGKGLKDSIKG from the coding sequence ATGGCAAATAAAGCAGATTTAGTACAAAGCGTAGCAGAAGCTACAGGTGAAGCAAAGAAAGTGGTTCAACCAGTTATTGACGCTGTCTTTTCTTCTATTGAATCCTACTTAGCTAAAGGGGAAAATGTTCAAATTATTGGTTTCGGTAACTTTGAAGTACGTGAACGTGCTGCTCGTAAGGGACGTAACCCACAAACAGGCGAAGAAATTCAAATTCCTGCAACTAAAGTTCCAGCATTCAAAGCTGGTAAAGGTTTAAAAGACAGTATTAAAGGTTAA
- a CDS encoding DUF3744 domain-containing protein codes for MPKPWIQLKHVSYYYPNTEKNALLDVNVTLYHGDKILVLGANGSGKSTFLKVLQDQLPKEGDLSGQVIHFDEGEEADTPQTELLEEKKVTDAWLSRTAVAERWHSIVNQHASVEDIQELSSGEKEILRMARQLQARRDVYIFDEPLKRLSPERQQIFVDIIDDFHVHTNATIIIAEHQLEQMMTRPIDRVLVFSEGRIVYDGSLDKLLTTNILTALEIREPLYITAMRYAGYPLHQVYNISHVDQLFGRQLRQIIQNWMAMLPRFRYDASTEPLLQLDDVSVLVNSKYQRGLFHLNLTIHKGDLVSMVGKNGSGKTLLAKLLSGSLPAESGNIYWRGREISTEDLSKEVGYVSKCVLEYDKGDTVYSYMEKYAEKYGDKESDDIEQALEKAGLLIFKDCPLERLSAISKQKMLIAQALLPSPQLLVVEELTAGYDFVHFREIMRILYRLNKKYQVAVILTTHDIEVMLEYTRRTLVLLEGKLVADALPIDIVTIPRFLKKAGLRESSLTKFAKRLDLVDPYTFITKFMDYDREMQQGPHT; via the coding sequence GTGCCAAAACCATGGATTCAATTAAAGCATGTTTCGTATTATTATCCGAATACGGAGAAGAATGCTTTATTGGATGTTAATGTGACGCTTTATCATGGCGATAAAATTTTGGTATTAGGGGCGAATGGTTCAGGAAAATCCACCTTCTTAAAAGTTTTGCAAGATCAACTGCCTAAAGAGGGAGATTTATCTGGACAAGTGATTCACTTTGATGAAGGGGAAGAGGCGGATACGCCGCAGACAGAACTTTTAGAAGAGAAAAAAGTGACGGATGCTTGGCTTTCACGGACAGCTGTGGCTGAACGGTGGCACTCCATTGTGAATCAGCATGCCAGTGTTGAAGATATTCAAGAATTATCTTCAGGAGAAAAAGAAATTCTCCGTATGGCACGCCAACTTCAAGCACGACGAGATGTTTATATTTTTGATGAACCTTTGAAGCGCCTATCGCCAGAACGTCAACAAATCTTTGTAGATATTATTGATGACTTTCATGTCCATACGAATGCGACCATTATTATTGCGGAACACCAGCTGGAACAAATGATGACTCGGCCAATTGATCGCGTATTGGTTTTTTCAGAAGGGCGAATTGTTTATGATGGGTCACTGGACAAATTGCTAACGACCAATATTTTGACAGCTTTAGAGATTAGAGAACCTTTGTATATTACCGCAATGCGCTATGCAGGTTATCCGCTTCATCAGGTTTATAACATTAGTCACGTGGATCAGCTATTTGGTCGTCAATTGCGGCAGATTATTCAAAATTGGATGGCAATGCTTCCTCGTTTTCGCTATGATGCTTCAACAGAACCTTTGCTTCAATTGGATGATGTCTCCGTTCTTGTCAATTCGAAGTACCAACGCGGTCTCTTTCACCTGAATTTGACGATCCATAAGGGAGATCTTGTGAGTATGGTAGGGAAAAATGGATCTGGGAAGACCCTACTTGCTAAATTGTTATCAGGAAGTTTACCGGCAGAATCTGGAAATATTTATTGGAGAGGTCGGGAAATTTCAACAGAAGACTTATCCAAAGAAGTAGGGTATGTTTCCAAATGTGTCCTAGAATATGATAAAGGGGACACGGTATATTCTTACATGGAAAAATACGCAGAAAAATATGGAGATAAGGAATCTGATGACATCGAACAGGCCTTAGAAAAGGCAGGTCTTCTTATTTTTAAAGATTGTCCTTTAGAGAGACTTTCTGCAATTTCCAAACAGAAGATGTTAATTGCCCAAGCTCTTTTACCCTCTCCTCAATTGTTAGTGGTAGAAGAGCTTACTGCGGGCTATGATTTTGTGCATTTTAGAGAGATTATGCGGATCCTCTATCGCCTCAATAAAAAATATCAAGTGGCTGTCATTTTAACGACGCACGATATTGAAGTGATGTTGGAATACACCCGTCGAACCTTGGTTTTACTAGAAGGTAAGCTAGTGGCAGATGCCTTGCCAATCGATATTGTAACCATTCCTAGATTCTTAAAGAAGGCAGGCCTAAGAGAGAGTAGCTTGACAAAATTTGCTAAGCGGTTAGATTTGGTGGATCCATATACCTTTATTACCAAGTTTATGGATTATGATCGTGAGATGCAACAAGGCCCCCACACGTAA
- a CDS encoding ABC transporter permease, with the protein MEVFINALAEGSVWAVMGLGIFISFRILKAPDMTTEGSFTLGAGMGGQAMCFGFHPVVALGIAFLAGMAAGAITGLLTTRLKLNPLLSGIITMTGLYSINLKMMGAANLSLSGQKTFKTLLAALHLPRNVDTLMIGLVVTLILIALMSAFFKTEMGQALIATGDNRQMAKSLGIDAQGMEMLGYMLANGIIACSGVLVANSYGYADISMGIGTVVIGLASIIIGEVLLRNVSLPMRLVTILLGSVVYRLLLSGVLLLKFEANDFKLFSAIIVGFCLSIPTLRYHLNLNKIHVKKED; encoded by the coding sequence ATGGAAGTCTTTATTAACGCTTTAGCCGAGGGCAGTGTTTGGGCTGTCATGGGATTAGGGATATTTATTAGTTTTCGAATTTTAAAAGCACCAGATATGACAACAGAAGGAAGCTTTACTTTAGGAGCAGGAATGGGAGGTCAAGCCATGTGCTTTGGCTTCCATCCGGTGGTAGCTTTAGGGATTGCCTTCTTAGCAGGGATGGCTGCTGGCGCAATTACTGGCTTATTAACCACCCGCTTAAAATTAAATCCCTTACTTTCAGGAATTATTACCATGACCGGTTTGTACTCGATCAATTTAAAGATGATGGGGGCTGCTAACTTGAGTTTAAGTGGTCAGAAGACCTTTAAAACGTTACTCGCTGCTCTCCATTTGCCACGGAATGTGGATACCTTAATGATCGGACTTGTCGTAACGCTGATTTTAATTGCCTTGATGAGTGCCTTCTTCAAAACAGAAATGGGACAAGCCCTCATTGCCACTGGAGACAATCGTCAAATGGCAAAATCTTTAGGGATTGATGCTCAAGGAATGGAAATGCTGGGCTACATGTTGGCTAATGGCATTATTGCCTGTTCAGGAGTTTTGGTGGCTAATAGTTATGGTTATGCGGATATCTCGATGGGGATAGGGACTGTTGTTATTGGGTTAGCTTCCATTATTATTGGAGAAGTTCTTTTGAGGAATGTGAGTCTCCCTATGCGGTTAGTCACCATTTTATTGGGGTCTGTGGTTTATCGCTTGCTATTAAGTGGAGTCCTCCTCTTAAAGTTCGAAGCCAATGACTTCAAACTCTTCTCTGCAATTATTGTAGGTTTCTGTTTGTCCATTCCAACGTTACGTTATCATTTAAATCTTAATAAAATCCACGTTAAGAAGGAGGATTAA
- the guaB gene encoding IMP dehydrogenase has translation MSKWEEKFVKEGLTFDDVLLIPQASDVLPDQVDLSIQLSKKLRLNVPILSASMDTVTESEMAIALARSGGLGIIHKNMTIQAQAEQVEKVKRSESGVISNPFFLYPTSTVKEAEQLMSRYHISGVPIVESETSHKLVGIITNRDKRFVDDFSQPIEKYMTKEHLVTAPVGTTLDEAESILQNHRIEKLLLVDSEGNLSGLITFKDLANLKAYPNAAKDSEGRLICGAAVGVTSDTFQRIKALVEAGADAIVIDTAHGHSAGVIRKIKEMREAYPDVTLIAGNVATAEATRALFEVGVDIVKVGIGPGSICTTRIVAGVGMPQLTAIYDAAQVANEMGKTIIADGGIKYSGDIVKALAAGGHAVMLGSMLAGTDEAPGEMEIYQGRRFKTYRGMGSLAAMKKGSSDRYFQGEVNEANKLVPEGIEGRVSYKGAVANIIYQLVGGIRSGMGYCGAHTIEDLRMNSQFVRISQAGLIESHPHDVQITKEAPNYSRG, from the coding sequence ATGTCTAAATGGGAAGAAAAATTTGTTAAAGAAGGCCTTACTTTTGATGATGTGCTCTTGATTCCTCAAGCGAGTGATGTCTTACCGGATCAAGTCGATCTAAGTATTCAACTCTCTAAAAAGTTACGGCTGAACGTTCCGATTTTGTCTGCAAGCATGGATACGGTCACAGAATCTGAGATGGCGATTGCTTTAGCCCGTTCAGGCGGCCTGGGGATTATTCATAAGAATATGACGATTCAAGCCCAAGCTGAGCAAGTTGAAAAAGTTAAACGGTCAGAAAGTGGTGTCATTTCCAATCCTTTCTTCTTATATCCGACAAGTACTGTCAAAGAAGCTGAACAATTAATGTCGCGCTATCACATCAGCGGGGTTCCTATTGTTGAAAGTGAAACTAGCCATAAGTTAGTAGGGATTATCACCAACCGAGACAAACGCTTCGTGGATGATTTCTCTCAACCTATCGAAAAATATATGACCAAAGAGCATTTAGTGACTGCTCCTGTGGGAACGACTTTGGATGAAGCTGAAAGCATTCTTCAAAATCATCGGATTGAAAAATTACTTTTGGTAGATTCAGAAGGCAATCTCTCCGGCTTGATTACCTTTAAAGACTTGGCCAACCTAAAAGCTTACCCAAATGCTGCCAAAGATTCTGAAGGGCGGTTAATCTGTGGGGCTGCTGTAGGGGTAACTTCAGATACTTTCCAACGAATTAAAGCCCTCGTTGAGGCAGGGGCAGATGCCATCGTCATTGATACGGCGCACGGCCATTCTGCAGGGGTTATTCGAAAGATTAAAGAAATGCGAGAAGCTTATCCTGACGTCACCTTGATTGCTGGGAATGTAGCCACGGCAGAAGCAACGCGTGCTTTATTCGAAGTAGGGGTAGATATTGTGAAGGTTGGTATTGGACCAGGCTCCATCTGTACGACACGGATCGTTGCCGGTGTCGGTATGCCTCAATTGACCGCTATCTATGATGCAGCTCAAGTCGCCAATGAAATGGGCAAAACCATCATTGCGGATGGCGGAATTAAGTACTCAGGCGACATCGTTAAAGCCCTAGCTGCTGGTGGACACGCCGTGATGTTAGGTTCAATGTTAGCCGGGACGGATGAAGCTCCAGGTGAAATGGAGATCTACCAAGGCCGTCGCTTCAAGACCTATCGAGGCATGGGAAGCTTAGCTGCCATGAAGAAGGGGTCTTCTGACCGTTACTTCCAAGGCGAAGTCAATGAAGCTAATAAGTTGGTTCCAGAAGGCATTGAAGGCCGAGTTTCTTATAAGGGCGCTGTCGCTAATATTATCTATCAATTAGTAGGTGGTATTCGTTCTGGGATGGGATACTGCGGGGCACACACTATTGAAGATTTACGGATGAATTCTCAATTTGTTCGGATCAGTCAAGCGGGACTCATTGAATCCCACCCTCATGATGTTCAAATTACTAAAGAAGCTCCTAACTATTCACGAGGATAA
- a CDS encoding hydroxyethylthiazole kinase: MVNRVTKMKAVRRQVRKEGPLVEVRMPTSERVKAVAAIRTTGAQVVESQKDDLSSKSCALCLGIGNNLSEGTEMMDQALRRAVNQKIPVILDGAGLDSCEQSRKLAEHWLSQQAVTVLKGTPSEICSLMATPPIMEEEAEILAELSKLSQNYHTTVVMTGKVAYVVIDRYYWKLSTTDITLEEREAMGTGLIAAYLAVTGEIIACLDGLSALEGAIKVCQTSNRTADYEEILEALAAVTDEEVVNKVSLEKGIL; encoded by the coding sequence ATGGTTAATAGGGTCACGAAAATGAAGGCAGTGCGTCGACAGGTCAGAAAAGAAGGGCCTCTTGTTGAGGTGAGAATGCCCACTTCAGAAAGAGTAAAGGCTGTTGCAGCGATACGAACAACGGGAGCTCAAGTGGTGGAGAGTCAGAAGGATGACCTTTCTTCGAAGAGCTGTGCTTTGTGTTTAGGTATCGGGAATAATCTTTCGGAAGGCACTGAAATGATGGATCAAGCTCTAAGAAGAGCGGTGAATCAAAAAATACCAGTTATTCTTGATGGCGCAGGTCTGGATAGCTGTGAACAAAGTCGAAAGTTAGCTGAACATTGGCTTAGCCAGCAGGCAGTCACTGTTTTGAAGGGAACCCCTTCAGAAATTTGCAGTTTAATGGCCACTCCCCCAATTATGGAAGAAGAAGCCGAGATTTTGGCAGAGTTGTCGAAGCTTAGTCAAAACTACCATACTACAGTAGTTATGACAGGAAAGGTAGCGTATGTCGTGATCGATCGCTATTATTGGAAGCTATCGACCACAGATATTACCTTAGAAGAAAGAGAAGCGATGGGCACGGGATTGATTGCAGCCTATCTTGCTGTAACGGGAGAAATTATTGCCTGCTTGGACGGCTTGTCTGCTTTAGAAGGTGCGATCAAGGTCTGTCAAACGTCTAATAGGACAGCTGATTATGAGGAGATTTTAGAAGCATTAGCCGCCGTGACAGATGAAGAAGTCGTCAATAAAGTCTCTCTAGAAAAAGGTATTCTCTAA
- the tsaE gene encoding tRNA (adenosine(37)-N6)-threonylcarbamoyltransferase complex ATPase subunit type 1 TsaE has product MQTITWKNESETEKTAKQLAQLLESGDVICLEGDLGAGKTTFTRYLARALGIEGNIKSPTFTIMREYQSGHLPLYHMDAYRLEQTGAEGLGIEEYLEGDGVCVIEWPQYIKEDLEGDYLWISIEKQGPEGRILSLTGRGKRGEELVEGLIGGMAK; this is encoded by the coding sequence TTGCAGACGATCACTTGGAAAAATGAATCAGAGACTGAAAAGACGGCTAAACAGCTTGCACAGTTACTTGAATCAGGGGACGTCATCTGTTTAGAGGGAGACCTAGGTGCTGGGAAAACCACCTTTACGCGTTACTTAGCACGTGCTTTAGGGATTGAAGGCAATATTAAAAGTCCTACTTTTACCATTATGAGAGAATATCAATCTGGGCATCTTCCACTCTATCATATGGATGCTTATCGATTAGAGCAGACGGGAGCAGAAGGCTTAGGAATTGAAGAGTATTTAGAAGGAGACGGGGTATGTGTTATTGAGTGGCCACAATACATTAAAGAGGACCTCGAAGGCGACTACCTTTGGATAAGTATTGAGAAGCAAGGCCCTGAAGGACGAATTCTTTCTTTAACGGGTCGAGGGAAACGTGGAGAAGAGTTAGTAGAGGGCTTAATAGGAGGCATGGCAAAATAG
- a CDS encoding AzlD domain-containing protein, translated as MPFNALLALAAVICIAMRIVPGLVMRKVNLSTDAQRFMRFIPITVFAVMICLDIFYWQAHFCLNPLVNWKLLAALVSVGAAYWTKNIIWTILLGTLTLVILMAAF; from the coding sequence ATGCCTTTTAATGCTTTATTAGCCCTAGCAGCGGTCATATGTATTGCGATGCGTATTGTCCCTGGGCTCGTGATGAGGAAAGTGAATTTATCTACAGATGCTCAGCGTTTTATGCGGTTTATTCCTATTACGGTGTTTGCCGTGATGATTTGTTTGGATATTTTTTATTGGCAAGCTCATTTTTGCTTGAATCCTTTGGTGAATTGGAAACTCTTAGCTGCTCTTGTCAGTGTCGGAGCTGCTTACTGGACAAAGAACATCATTTGGACCATTTTATTAGGAACTTTAACACTGGTAATTTTGATGGCTGCTTTTTAA
- a CDS encoding ABC transporter ATP-binding protein yields the protein MSIVLDIQHIHKTFNLGTLDAFHALKGLSLTINQGDFITIVGGNGAGKSTFLNAIAGSFFVDEGKFLLEGKDITKDSEEKRASVISRVFQDPKMGTAPRMTVAENLSLAARRGQKRGLAFALNDQRIEQYRQALSSIGLGLEDRLNVEMEKLSGGQRQSIALLMATLVKPKLLLLDEHTAALDPKTSRRILEITNQQVKDNQLTALMITHNLQDALTYGNRLLVLDHGQIVQDYNQEEKSKLTKEDLYHILESL from the coding sequence ATGTCGATTGTTTTAGATATTCAACATATTCACAAAACTTTTAATCTAGGGACGCTAGATGCTTTCCATGCTTTAAAAGGCCTGAGCCTTACGATCAATCAGGGAGATTTTATTACGATTGTTGGGGGGAACGGTGCAGGAAAATCGACCTTTTTAAATGCGATTGCGGGGAGTTTTTTCGTAGATGAAGGCAAATTTCTCTTGGAGGGAAAGGACATTACCAAAGATTCTGAAGAAAAACGGGCGAGTGTTATTTCCCGAGTCTTTCAAGATCCTAAGATGGGAACAGCCCCGCGGATGACAGTCGCTGAGAATCTTTCTCTAGCCGCGAGACGTGGGCAAAAACGAGGACTAGCTTTTGCTTTGAATGACCAACGGATTGAGCAGTATCGTCAGGCACTCTCTTCGATTGGTTTAGGACTAGAAGATCGCTTAAATGTAGAAATGGAGAAATTATCTGGGGGACAACGGCAATCCATCGCCCTCCTAATGGCAACCCTCGTCAAGCCAAAACTCCTTTTATTAGATGAACATACTGCCGCTCTCGATCCGAAAACTTCTCGTCGAATCTTAGAAATTACTAACCAACAAGTCAAAGACAATCAACTTACTGCTTTAATGATTACCCATAATCTTCAAGATGCCTTGACTTATGGTAACCGCCTTTTAGTATTAGATCATGGGCAAATTGTTCAAGATTATAATCAAGAAGAAAAAAGTAAACTCACTAAGGAAGATCTCTATCATATTCTAGAAAGTTTATAA
- the murB gene encoding UDP-N-acetylmuramate dehydrogenase, whose product MTIKAFMDRFDPKHIKPNEPLKYYAYTKTGGPADVLAFPHTIDELQEMIRVANQLDLPFMTLGNSSNVIVSDKGIEGIVFMLRELNRVKVQGHLLSAEAGAKLVDVSRAACEAKLTGLEFACGIPGSVGGAIYMNAGAYGGEIKDLPLEVTVVTREGNLKTYTNEELEFSYRHSLVQENGDSVVRASFTLEEGQQAAIRGKMEELNALRQSKQPLDLPSCGSVFKRPKGHYTGQLIQEAGLQGFTIGGAQVSTKHAGFIVNINDATAADYLAVIHHVQSVIKEKYNVDLETEVRIIGRAMA is encoded by the coding sequence ATGACCATTAAAGCTTTTATGGATCGTTTTGATCCTAAACACATTAAACCCAATGAACCCTTAAAGTATTATGCTTATACAAAGACTGGAGGGCCAGCAGATGTTTTGGCCTTTCCACATACTATTGACGAATTACAAGAAATGATTCGTGTGGCCAATCAATTGGATTTGCCTTTTATGACCTTAGGGAATTCATCGAATGTGATTGTGTCAGATAAAGGCATTGAAGGCATTGTTTTTATGTTAAGAGAGTTGAATAGAGTAAAAGTTCAGGGACACTTATTAAGTGCAGAAGCAGGAGCGAAGTTGGTCGATGTTAGTCGGGCTGCTTGCGAGGCAAAGCTGACGGGTTTAGAATTCGCTTGTGGTATTCCAGGAAGTGTTGGGGGTGCCATTTATATGAATGCGGGAGCTTACGGTGGAGAAATCAAAGACCTTCCGCTAGAAGTGACGGTGGTAACCCGTGAAGGAAATTTAAAGACCTACACCAATGAAGAGTTAGAATTTTCTTATCGGCATTCTCTTGTTCAAGAAAATGGAGACAGTGTGGTTCGAGCAAGCTTTACCCTAGAAGAAGGACAACAGGCCGCTATTCGAGGAAAGATGGAAGAGTTGAATGCTCTAAGACAAAGTAAACAGCCCCTAGATTTACCAAGCTGTGGATCTGTTTTTAAGCGACCAAAAGGCCATTATACAGGGCAATTGATTCAAGAAGCAGGACTTCAAGGCTTTACGATAGGTGGCGCTCAAGTCTCTACAAAGCATGCAGGATTTATTGTGAACATTAATGATGCGACGGCAGCTGATTATTTGGCCGTGATTCATCATGTTCAATCTGTCATCAAGGAAAAATATAATGTGGATTTAGAAACAGAGGTTCGAATTATCGGACGGGCCATGGCTTAA
- the trpX gene encoding tryptophan ABC transporter substrate-binding protein, whose translation MKKTTLFGSLLIFMLAILFLAMPSLIKNRDTGNRQAVANATNVKKVDKKIKVGLLQFMDHPSLNEIRQGFYDQMAQRGYVDGQNLTIDFANGQGDQSNLKMLSEKMMANKDDYLVGIATPAAQALKNVANDQLPVVMSAISDPIAAGLVDSLEKPGKNVTGVSGDCPIEKQFDIIHQVMPELKTLGIIYNSSETNAFKTVQDAKKIAESMGIKVVEKTITSTNDLGQVAEQLSKEVEALFVPNDNTIASSMNTLISVTNSHKIPVFPVADAMVKAGGVATVGITQYQFGVDTANVLADLIEGKDAREYPVVFTKETAPYINSKEAKLLGIQLPEELVKKAKDMGKEG comes from the coding sequence ATGAAAAAAACAACATTATTCGGAAGTTTATTAATCTTTATGCTCGCTATTTTATTCCTAGCTATGCCAAGTCTTATAAAAAATAGGGACACGGGCAATCGTCAAGCCGTAGCCAATGCGACCAATGTGAAAAAAGTAGATAAAAAAATTAAAGTAGGTCTCTTACAATTTATGGATCATCCTTCATTGAATGAAATTCGTCAAGGTTTTTATGATCAGATGGCTCAAAGAGGTTATGTAGATGGTCAAAATCTAACAATTGATTTCGCAAATGGCCAAGGAGATCAAAGCAATTTAAAAATGTTATCTGAAAAAATGATGGCGAACAAAGATGACTACTTGGTAGGAATTGCAACTCCTGCTGCTCAAGCTTTAAAGAATGTTGCCAATGATCAACTTCCTGTGGTGATGTCCGCTATTTCTGATCCTATTGCAGCAGGACTTGTGGATAGCTTAGAAAAACCAGGTAAGAATGTAACAGGGGTAAGTGGAGATTGCCCAATAGAAAAACAATTCGATATTATTCATCAAGTGATGCCAGAATTGAAAACTTTAGGTATTATTTATAATAGTTCAGAAACTAATGCTTTTAAGACCGTTCAAGATGCCAAAAAAATAGCTGAATCTATGGGAATAAAAGTGGTAGAAAAAACCATCACTTCAACGAATGATCTCGGTCAGGTGGCTGAACAATTAAGTAAAGAAGTGGAAGCTCTGTTTGTACCTAACGATAACACCATTGCTTCTTCCATGAATACTTTAATTTCTGTTACCAACAGTCATAAAATTCCAGTGTTCCCAGTTGCAGATGCCATGGTTAAAGCGGGTGGTGTAGCAACTGTAGGGATTACGCAATATCAATTTGGAGTAGATACTGCCAATGTGTTAGCAGATCTAATTGAAGGTAAGGATGCTAGAGAATATCCGGTTGTCTTCACCAAGGAAACGGCCCCTTATATCAATAGCAAAGAAGCCAAACTTTTAGGCATTCAACTACCAGAAGAATTAGTCAAAAAAGCCAAAGACATGGGAAAGGAAGGTTAA